One Roseomonas gilardii subsp. gilardii genomic region harbors:
- a CDS encoding Gfo/Idh/MocA family protein — MKVGIIGYGKMGQIRANAIEGGRHAEIATVFDTARLPDCPYPYASSAEEIIADPSLDAVFVCTPNWLNRPLTIAGLRAGKHVFCEKPPCFNGTEMREIIGVERECGRVLMYGFNHRHHGAILRMKEMVEEGEFGRILWMRGRYGKSVDGDYLKGWRADRNLAGGGILLDQGIHMLDLLLHLNGRPFDEVQAMVSNLYWKTPGIEDNVFALMRDSATGCAVSFHSTMTQWRHLFSLEVFLERGYLTLNGLKTSSGTYGEEVLTIARNRAKAPAASFDSEEKIHFEVDASWQREVDAFFESVRTGSPVTYGSSAQALQVLDLIDRIYAHERHESANLREMLLGHAD, encoded by the coding sequence ATGAAAGTGGGGATCATCGGCTACGGGAAGATGGGGCAGATCCGCGCCAACGCCATCGAGGGCGGACGGCATGCGGAGATCGCCACCGTCTTCGACACGGCACGCCTGCCGGACTGCCCGTATCCCTATGCCAGCTCGGCCGAGGAGATCATCGCCGATCCCAGCCTCGACGCGGTCTTCGTCTGCACGCCGAACTGGCTGAACCGCCCGCTGACCATCGCCGGTCTGCGCGCGGGCAAGCACGTCTTCTGCGAGAAGCCTCCCTGCTTCAACGGCACCGAGATGCGCGAGATCATCGGTGTCGAGCGGGAATGCGGCCGGGTCCTGATGTACGGCTTCAACCACCGGCACCACGGCGCGATCCTGCGCATGAAGGAGATGGTGGAGGAAGGCGAGTTCGGCCGCATCCTCTGGATGCGCGGCCGCTACGGCAAGAGCGTGGACGGCGACTACCTGAAGGGCTGGCGCGCCGACCGGAACCTCGCCGGCGGCGGCATCCTGCTCGACCAGGGCATCCACATGCTCGACCTGCTGCTGCACCTGAACGGCCGCCCGTTCGACGAGGTGCAGGCCATGGTCTCCAACCTCTACTGGAAGACGCCGGGCATCGAGGACAACGTCTTCGCCCTGATGCGCGACAGCGCCACGGGCTGCGCCGTCTCCTTCCACTCGACCATGACCCAGTGGCGGCACCTCTTCTCGCTGGAGGTCTTCCTGGAGCGTGGCTACCTCACCCTGAACGGGCTCAAGACCTCCTCCGGAACCTATGGCGAGGAAGTCCTGACCATCGCTCGCAACCGCGCCAAGGCACCGGCCGCGAGCTTCGACAGCGAGGAGAAGATCCACTTCGAGGTGGATGCCTCCTGGCAGCGCGAGGTGGACGCCTTCTTCGAGTCGGTGCGCACCGGCTCGCCCGTCACCTACGGCTCCTCGGCGCAGGCGCTGCAGGTGCTCGACCTGATCGACCGCATCTACGCCCATGAACGGCACGAATCCGCCAATCTGCGCGAGATGCTCCTGGGACATGCGGACTGA
- a CDS encoding D-sedoheptulose-7-phosphate isomerase: MDTNVKDAIVTNDWHGWLENYFQRYTSEAFDEKHYPMLIAFRDLCLKIRASKNKLLFAGNGASASISSHGAVDFTKQGRVRAVDFNEPNLITCFANDYGYENWIWRAMERYADPGDAVVLISVSGTSPNAVKAAEWARRNDVTVVTFTGKSPDNPLKAQGDINFHIPSGAYNVVEGVHNIWLTTVVDMLVGEAEYSVV; encoded by the coding sequence ATGGACACCAACGTCAAGGACGCCATCGTGACCAATGACTGGCACGGCTGGCTCGAGAACTACTTCCAGCGCTACACGTCGGAAGCTTTCGACGAGAAGCACTACCCGATGCTGATCGCCTTCCGCGATCTCTGCCTGAAGATCCGCGCCAGCAAGAACAAGCTTCTCTTCGCCGGCAATGGCGCCTCGGCTTCCATCTCCTCGCATGGCGCGGTGGACTTCACCAAGCAGGGCCGCGTCCGCGCGGTGGACTTCAACGAGCCCAACCTGATCACCTGCTTCGCCAACGACTACGGCTACGAGAACTGGATCTGGCGCGCCATGGAGCGCTATGCCGATCCGGGCGACGCGGTGGTGCTGATCTCCGTCAGCGGCACCTCGCCGAACGCGGTGAAGGCCGCCGAATGGGCCCGCAGGAACGACGTCACCGTCGTCACCTTCACCGGCAAGTCGCCGGACAATCCCCTGAAGGCCCAGGGCGACATCAACTTCCACATCCCCTCCGGCGCCTATAACGTGGTCGAGGGCGTGCACAACATCTGGCTGACCACCGTCGTCGACATGCTGGTCGGCGAGGCCGAGTACAGCGTGGTCTGA
- a CDS encoding cytidylyltransferase domain-containing protein, with protein MRILAMIPARMGSQRLKQKNLKEIRGAPLIAHAIRKCQEAGVFDEVWVNSEHPAFGPVALAEGARFHQRPEHLGSNTATSEQFVAEFLEKRSCDAVVQVHSIAPLLTAEEVRSFVNRLREGQEDALLSVIHENLECMHRGAPVNFTFAEKTNSQDLLPVERITWSITGWRRETYLEAFAAGRCATYSGRIGTWPVGRMAGHVIKTQEDFDIAEALWDTVHRPAAALGAAAA; from the coding sequence ATGCGCATCCTGGCCATGATTCCTGCCCGCATGGGCAGCCAGCGCCTGAAGCAGAAGAACCTCAAGGAGATCCGCGGCGCGCCGCTGATCGCGCATGCGATCCGCAAGTGCCAGGAGGCCGGGGTCTTCGACGAGGTCTGGGTGAATTCCGAGCACCCGGCCTTCGGCCCCGTGGCACTGGCCGAGGGCGCCCGCTTCCACCAGCGCCCGGAGCATCTCGGCTCCAACACCGCGACCTCCGAGCAGTTCGTCGCGGAGTTCCTGGAGAAGCGGAGCTGCGACGCGGTGGTGCAGGTGCATTCCATCGCGCCGCTGCTGACGGCGGAGGAGGTCCGCTCCTTCGTCAACCGGTTGCGGGAAGGCCAGGAGGACGCGTTGCTGAGCGTCATCCACGAGAACCTGGAATGCATGCATCGCGGCGCGCCGGTGAACTTCACCTTCGCCGAGAAGACCAACAGCCAGGACCTGCTGCCGGTCGAGCGGATCACCTGGTCGATCACCGGCTGGCGGCGCGAGACCTATCTGGAAGCCTTCGCCGCGGGCCGCTGCGCCACCTATTCCGGCCGCATCGGCACCTGGCCCGTGGGCCGGATGGCCGGGCACGTGATCAAGACGCAGGAGGATTTCGACATCGCCGAGGCGCTCTGGGACACGGTGCACCGTCCCGCCGCGGCGCTGGGTGCCGCCGCCGCCTGA
- a CDS encoding 2-keto-4-pentenoate hydratase encodes MSGVAERRALAAKLIAAVRDRAVLAPQPAEIPASLAEAEAVQDAVVAGTIRRIGAWKLGATVKSVREGFGLERGFFGVLPAERVLPSGAGPAASDLPQVGVESEIAFRFGRDLDPRGAPWSAEEVRAAITGLHPAIEVPQTRFAALGQFGAFGLIADNGASGLGIVGEGVADWTPEELLELRVSVSFDGAEAASGTGALVEGGPFGATVAFVALANARGYTIQTGQYVLTGSCTGCLQPPRPGLVRASFGRFGAVEMRVPA; translated from the coding sequence GTGAGCGGCGTGGCGGAGCGCCGCGCGCTGGCGGCGAAGCTGATCGCGGCGGTGCGGGACCGCGCCGTCCTGGCGCCGCAGCCGGCCGAGATCCCGGCCAGCCTGGCGGAAGCCGAGGCGGTGCAGGACGCGGTGGTGGCGGGCACGATCCGCAGGATCGGGGCCTGGAAGCTGGGCGCCACGGTGAAGTCGGTGCGCGAGGGCTTCGGGCTGGAGCGCGGCTTCTTCGGGGTGCTGCCAGCGGAGCGCGTGCTGCCCTCCGGGGCCGGTCCCGCCGCCTCGGACCTGCCGCAGGTGGGCGTGGAGAGCGAGATCGCCTTCCGCTTCGGCCGTGACCTGGACCCGCGCGGCGCGCCCTGGTCGGCGGAGGAGGTGCGGGCGGCGATCACCGGCCTGCATCCCGCGATCGAGGTGCCGCAGACGCGCTTCGCCGCGCTGGGGCAGTTCGGCGCCTTCGGCCTGATCGCCGACAACGGCGCCTCGGGGCTCGGCATCGTCGGGGAGGGTGTCGCGGACTGGACGCCGGAGGAGCTGCTGGAGCTGCGGGTCTCCGTCAGCTTCGACGGAGCCGAGGCGGCGTCCGGCACCGGCGCGCTGGTGGAGGGTGGTCCCTTCGGCGCCACCGTGGCCTTCGTGGCCCTGGCCAATGCGCGTGGCTACACGATCCAGACGGGGCAATACGTGCTGACCGGTTCCTGCACAGGTTGCCTGCAACCGCCGCGGCCCGGGCTGGTGCGGGCCTCCTTCGGACGCTTCGGCGCGGTGGAGATGCGGGTTCCGGCCTGA
- a CDS encoding inositol monophosphatase family protein, with amino-acid sequence MDNLTALALAESAARVSRDLLRAGGGVAESAIGRDIKLQQDKSSEALIIAALREAAPFPVLSEEAGWIGGQPGPGEAWWAVDPLDGSWNFFRGVPLCCVSVALCRDDKAVLGAIYDFNRDELFSGGPGLGFRQNGVPVEPPARPRAVLSTGLPAKADHSPEGLARVIGRFEGWTKIRMIGSAALSLAWVACGRFDGYEEEGINWYDVAAGCALVEGAGGEIAITGEVGGPMHVRAVTGRAPS; translated from the coding sequence ATGGACAACCTGACAGCTCTCGCCCTGGCCGAATCGGCCGCCAGGGTGAGCCGGGATCTGCTGCGCGCCGGGGGCGGCGTGGCGGAATCCGCCATCGGCCGCGACATCAAGCTCCAGCAGGACAAGTCCTCGGAGGCCCTGATCATCGCCGCGCTGCGCGAGGCCGCGCCCTTTCCCGTCCTGAGCGAGGAAGCGGGCTGGATCGGCGGCCAGCCGGGGCCGGGCGAGGCCTGGTGGGCGGTGGACCCTCTGGACGGGTCGTGGAACTTCTTTCGCGGCGTGCCGCTCTGCTGCGTCTCGGTGGCGCTGTGCCGTGACGACAAAGCGGTGCTGGGCGCGATCTATGACTTCAACCGCGACGAGCTCTTCTCCGGCGGGCCGGGGCTGGGCTTCCGGCAGAACGGCGTGCCGGTCGAGCCGCCGGCCCGGCCGCGCGCGGTGCTGTCCACCGGCCTGCCCGCCAAGGCGGACCACTCGCCCGAGGGCCTGGCGCGGGTGATCGGCCGGTTCGAGGGCTGGACCAAGATCCGGATGATCGGCAGCGCCGCCCTCTCCCTGGCCTGGGTCGCCTGCGGGCGCTTCGACGGCTACGAGGAGGAAGGCATCAACTGGTACGACGTCGCCGCCGGTTGCGCGCTGGTGGAGGGCGCGGGCGGCGAGATCGCCATCACGGGCGAGGTCGGCGGGCCGATGCATGTGCGCGCCGTGACCGGGAGGGCACCCTCGTGA
- a CDS encoding metal-dependent hydrolase, protein MMAGSHIALGAAAWLVAAPKFGLPAVDAASLGLAVLGSLLPDIDHPKSWVGKRTRPLSNVIGWIFGHRGITHSALAVAACFVLLLQTDLPRWVMAPLLVGYLSHLVADLLTPGGLRLAWPLKGTWSLPLCRTGSAFEPLVVALILSFAGCGTFGKPDLASGWRAAGLCRVWQGYDGFRPCVPEREQRAHSVERAIAGRFANRS, encoded by the coding sequence ATGATGGCGGGGTCGCATATCGCGCTCGGCGCCGCGGCCTGGCTGGTGGCCGCGCCGAAATTCGGCCTTCCCGCCGTGGACGCCGCCTCCCTGGGCTTGGCCGTGCTCGGCTCCCTGCTGCCAGATATCGACCATCCGAAATCCTGGGTCGGCAAGCGCACGCGGCCGCTCTCCAACGTCATCGGCTGGATCTTCGGCCATCGTGGCATCACCCACTCCGCCCTGGCGGTGGCGGCCTGCTTCGTGCTGCTGCTGCAGACCGACCTGCCGCGCTGGGTCATGGCGCCGCTGCTGGTGGGCTATCTTTCACATCTGGTGGCGGATCTGCTGACGCCCGGCGGCCTGCGCCTCGCCTGGCCGCTGAAGGGCACGTGGTCCTTGCCCCTCTGCCGCACCGGCTCCGCCTTCGAACCGCTGGTGGTGGCGCTGATCCTGAGCTTCGCGGGCTGCGGGACCTTCGGCAAGCCGGACCTCGCCTCCGGCTGGCGCGCCGCCGGGTTGTGCCGGGTCTGGCAGGGCTATGACGGCTTCCGCCCCTGCGTGCCGGAGCGGGAGCAGCGTGCCCATTCCGTGGAGCGCGCCATCGCCGGGCGCTTCGCCAACCGCTCCTGA
- a CDS encoding NAD(P)/FAD-dependent oxidoreductase — protein sequence MAHPGPTEPEAGWEVVVVGAGPAGLSAALILGRCGRRTLVCDSGEHRNAAAKAMRGYLGRDGTPPAEMLRIARGEIARYPSVSVQRATALQAVRQDDGTFRLDLSDGRTVLAAKLILATGVVDQLPALEGLEVVWGRSAWRCPICDGWEHRDRPLAVYGNSEDAVRFALEIRHWTPDLVLCTDGPPEYPERWRQRLEDQGIAVRTERIARLESEAGNLSAILFAQGDRLPRDGLFLATPWRQRCDLAEALGCEMTEHDTARTGRHEASTVPGLYLAGDIAGGYQLAIVAAAQGATAAVAVNTELIRDGLRG from the coding sequence ATGGCACATCCAGGCCCCACGGAACCGGAGGCCGGCTGGGAGGTCGTGGTGGTCGGCGCCGGGCCGGCGGGCCTCAGCGCCGCGCTGATCCTGGGGCGCTGTGGCCGCCGCACGCTGGTCTGCGATTCGGGAGAGCATCGCAACGCCGCCGCCAAGGCAATGCGGGGATATCTCGGACGTGACGGCACACCGCCTGCCGAGATGCTGCGTATCGCGCGGGGGGAGATCGCCCGCTATCCCAGCGTGTCCGTGCAACGCGCGACCGCCCTGCAGGCCGTGCGGCAGGATGACGGCACCTTCCGCCTGGATCTGTCCGATGGCCGGACGGTCCTCGCCGCGAAGCTGATCCTCGCCACCGGGGTGGTGGATCAGTTGCCGGCCCTGGAAGGGCTGGAGGTGGTCTGGGGGCGCAGCGCCTGGCGCTGCCCCATCTGCGACGGCTGGGAGCATCGCGACCGCCCGCTGGCCGTCTATGGCAACAGCGAGGATGCGGTGCGCTTCGCCCTGGAGATCCGGCACTGGACGCCGGATCTCGTGCTCTGCACGGACGGGCCGCCTGAGTATCCGGAACGCTGGCGGCAGCGCCTGGAGGACCAGGGAATCGCGGTCAGGACGGAACGCATCGCACGCCTCGAATCGGAGGCGGGCAACCTTTCTGCCATCCTCTTCGCACAGGGCGACAGGCTGCCGCGCGACGGGCTCTTCCTGGCCACGCCCTGGCGCCAGCGCTGCGATCTCGCCGAGGCGCTGGGCTGCGAGATGACGGAGCACGATACGGCCCGCACCGGGCGGCACGAGGCCAGCACGGTTCCCGGCCTCTATCTCGCCGGCGACATCGCCGGTGGCTACCAGCTCGCGATCGTCGCCGCCGCGCAGGGCGCGACGGCCGCCGTCGCCGTCAACACGGAACTGATTCGCGACGGGCTGCGCGGCTGA
- a CDS encoding LpxI family protein — translation MTSPSAPPHAPRLGIFAGGGELPLRVAAAARAAGREVRPVLLEGFADPAAWAGYPGLRLRLGALGSSIPWLRGEGVRELVLCGHVRRPSLLSLRPDAATARYLARIGARAFAGDDGLLSALRKVLTEEGFSLVGPDALLDGLQVPPGLLGRVVPEPGHLEDIRRGVAVVQALGRLDVGQGAVVQQGLVLGVEGIEGTDALITRCGALRREGRGGVLVKLVKPDQDRSLDMPSLGPATVRMAVQAGLAGIAFEARGALVIQREDMIRVADENEIFLLAIRPEDYAAR, via the coding sequence GTGACATCGCCGTCTGCGCCCCCCCATGCCCCCCGATTGGGCATCTTCGCCGGGGGAGGGGAACTTCCGCTCCGTGTCGCCGCCGCCGCCAGGGCAGCGGGCCGGGAGGTGCGGCCCGTACTGCTGGAAGGCTTCGCCGATCCTGCCGCCTGGGCGGGTTATCCCGGCCTGCGGCTCCGTCTCGGTGCGCTGGGTTCCTCGATCCCTTGGCTGCGGGGCGAGGGGGTGCGGGAACTGGTGCTCTGCGGCCATGTGCGCCGCCCCTCTCTGCTGTCGCTGCGGCCGGATGCGGCGACGGCGCGCTACCTCGCCCGGATTGGCGCGCGCGCCTTCGCCGGCGATGACGGGCTGCTCAGCGCACTGCGGAAGGTCCTGACGGAAGAGGGCTTCTCGCTGGTCGGGCCGGATGCGCTGCTGGACGGGCTACAGGTGCCGCCGGGGCTGCTCGGCCGGGTCGTGCCGGAGCCTGGCCATCTGGAGGATATCCGCCGCGGCGTCGCGGTGGTGCAGGCGCTGGGCCGGCTCGATGTCGGGCAGGGGGCTGTGGTGCAGCAGGGCCTCGTGCTGGGCGTCGAGGGGATCGAGGGCACGGATGCGCTGATCACCCGCTGCGGCGCGCTGCGGCGGGAGGGCCGTGGCGGCGTGCTGGTGAAGCTGGTGAAGCCGGATCAGGACCGCAGCCTGGATATGCCTTCGCTGGGGCCGGCCACGGTGCGCATGGCGGTCCAGGCGGGGCTGGCGGGAATCGCCTTCGAGGCGCGAGGGGCGCTGGTGATTCAGCGGGAGGACATGATCCGCGTGGCGGATGAGAACGAGATCTTCCTGCTGGCCATCAGGCCCGAGGACTATGCCGCTCGCTGA
- the fabZ gene encoding 3-hydroxyacyl-ACP dehydratase FabZ yields the protein MSGQEEPRAEGETFETFDIAQIMEAIPHRYPLLLVDRMVDVVLGERAIGIKNVTVNENFFQGHFPRHPVMPGVLIIESMAQTAAVLVVRTLGPSANGKLVYFMSVEGAKFRRPVVPGDQLRIHVVKERQRGNVWKFHAEAKVDGTVVAEATYAAMILDK from the coding sequence ATGAGCGGGCAGGAAGAGCCGCGGGCCGAGGGCGAGACCTTCGAGACTTTCGATATCGCGCAGATCATGGAGGCGATCCCGCATCGCTATCCCCTGCTCCTCGTGGACCGCATGGTCGATGTCGTGCTGGGCGAGCGCGCCATCGGCATCAAGAACGTCACGGTCAACGAGAACTTCTTCCAGGGCCACTTTCCGCGCCACCCGGTGATGCCGGGGGTGCTGATCATCGAGAGCATGGCGCAGACCGCGGCCGTGCTGGTGGTGCGGACGCTGGGCCCCTCCGCGAATGGCAAGCTGGTCTATTTCATGAGCGTCGAGGGCGCGAAGTTCCGCCGCCCGGTGGTCCCGGGCGACCAGCTCCGCATCCATGTGGTGAAGGAGCGGCAGCGCGGGAACGTGTGGAAATTTCATGCGGAAGCGAAGGTCGATGGCACGGTCGTGGCCGAGGCCACTTATGCCGCGATGATTCTGGACAAGTGA
- the lpxD gene encoding UDP-3-O-(3-hydroxymyristoyl)glucosamine N-acyltransferase gives MADTRFHIHAGKRTLEEVARVGGAEILRGDPALTLTDVAPLDHAGPGEIAFAEGQRNRDALRATRAGAVIVAASMQAEAPEGAAILLSRSPQLAFARIAGLFHPPAPPRPGIHPTAVVGEGAEIGEGSEIGPYAVIGEGAKLGPGCIVGPHAVIGPNCVFGAGCRIHAQASAYFCLAGDGVVLHQGARVGNEGFGFVPDPSGNFVTVPQLGRVVLENRVEIGANSCVDRGAAGDTVLGEGTRTDNLVMLGHNVRTGRGCIIVGQAGISGSTVLGDYVTVAAQAGLTGHLSIGTKARIGAQAGVMNDVPAGMDVLGSPAQPARDAMRGFAALRRLAAKKVSTDRTE, from the coding sequence ATGGCGGACACGCGCTTCCATATCCATGCGGGGAAGCGGACGCTGGAGGAGGTTGCGCGCGTCGGAGGCGCCGAGATCCTGCGCGGCGACCCCGCCCTGACCCTGACGGACGTGGCGCCGCTGGACCATGCCGGACCGGGCGAGATTGCCTTCGCCGAAGGGCAGCGCAACCGCGACGCCCTGCGGGCGACGCGGGCGGGGGCGGTGATCGTCGCCGCGTCGATGCAGGCGGAGGCCCCGGAAGGGGCGGCCATCCTGCTGTCGCGCTCGCCGCAACTGGCCTTCGCCCGGATCGCGGGGTTGTTCCACCCACCAGCGCCGCCACGCCCGGGCATCCACCCGACCGCCGTGGTGGGGGAGGGCGCGGAGATCGGCGAGGGTTCCGAGATCGGCCCCTATGCCGTGATCGGCGAGGGCGCGAAGCTGGGGCCGGGCTGCATCGTCGGGCCGCATGCCGTGATCGGCCCGAACTGCGTCTTCGGCGCCGGCTGCCGCATCCATGCCCAGGCCAGCGCCTATTTCTGCCTGGCGGGGGACGGGGTGGTGCTGCACCAGGGCGCGCGGGTGGGGAATGAGGGCTTCGGCTTCGTTCCCGATCCGTCCGGGAATTTTGTGACGGTTCCGCAACTGGGGCGTGTCGTGCTGGAGAACCGCGTCGAGATCGGGGCGAATTCCTGCGTCGATCGCGGGGCGGCGGGCGATACGGTCCTCGGCGAGGGGACGCGGACCGACAATCTTGTGATGCTTGGCCATAATGTCCGGACGGGTCGTGGCTGCATCATCGTGGGCCAGGCCGGGATCTCCGGCTCCACGGTGCTGGGCGACTATGTGACCGTGGCCGCCCAGGCAGGCTTGACGGGACATCTCTCAATCGGAACAAAGGCGCGTATCGGTGCGCAGGCGGGCGTCATGAATGATGTGCCGGCGGGCATGGACGTTCTGGGCAGCCCGGCTCAGCCAGCACGGGACGCGATGCGGGGCTTCGCGGCCCTACGCCGCTTGGCCGCCAAGAAGGTTTCAACGGACAGGACAGAATGA
- a CDS encoding OmpH family outer membrane protein, translated as MMKARTALAALAVLIPATQWASPALAQDWFVPQGQQQQTRPAQPAQQRPAQQPAQQPAQPAAANRAALGPGQSPPNAIIGVVDVPEVQRNSTAFNGVREEIERRRQKLNEDLQKEQTGWRDAQQQLQQERAALTPDQQRNPPEALRNRERELQEKITESQRVFRDRSRAIEQAAQTALNEIERALAGVVRQVAANHKVNLVLPRPLVIYNDPPFDLTDEISQQLNKVLRSVTLAKEEAAPAAQAEPQAAKPAQQRR; from the coding sequence ATGATGAAGGCGCGCACCGCTCTCGCCGCCCTGGCAGTCCTGATTCCCGCCACCCAATGGGCCAGCCCGGCCCTGGCGCAGGACTGGTTCGTGCCGCAGGGCCAACAGCAGCAGACCCGCCCGGCGCAGCCGGCGCAGCAACGCCCGGCGCAGCAGCCGGCCCAGCAGCCGGCACAGCCCGCCGCCGCCAACCGCGCGGCGCTCGGCCCCGGCCAGTCCCCGCCCAACGCCATCATCGGCGTGGTGGACGTGCCGGAGGTGCAGCGCAACTCGACCGCTTTCAACGGGGTGCGCGAGGAGATCGAGCGCCGCCGGCAGAAGCTGAACGAGGACCTGCAAAAGGAGCAGACGGGCTGGCGCGACGCGCAGCAGCAGTTGCAGCAGGAGCGCGCGGCCCTGACCCCGGACCAGCAGCGCAACCCGCCCGAGGCGCTGCGCAACCGGGAGCGCGAGCTGCAGGAGAAGATCACCGAGAGCCAGCGCGTCTTCCGCGACCGCTCGCGGGCCATCGAGCAGGCGGCGCAGACCGCCCTGAACGAGATCGAGCGCGCCCTGGCCGGGGTGGTGCGGCAGGTGGCGGCGAACCACAAGGTGAACCTCGTCCTGCCGCGGCCGCTGGTGATCTACAACGACCCGCCCTTCGACCTGACGGACGAGATCAGCCAGCAACTGAACAAGGTGCTCCGCAGCGTGACCCTCGCCAAGGAGGAGGCGGCGCCCGCGGCGCAGGCTGAGCCGCAGGCGGCCAAGCCGGCACAGCAACGTCGCTGA